Proteins encoded together in one Microcebus murinus isolate Inina chromosome 18, M.murinus_Inina_mat1.0, whole genome shotgun sequence window:
- the SMCR8 gene encoding guanine nucleotide exchange protein SMCR8: MISAPDVVAFTKEDEYEEEPYNEPALPEEYSVPLFPFASQGANPWSKLSGAKFSRDFILISEFSEQVGPQPLLTIPNDTKVFGTFDLNYFSLRIMSVDYQASFVGHPPGSAYPKLNFVEDSKVVLGDSKEGAFAYVHHLTLYDLEARGFVRPFCMAYISSDQHKIMQQFQELSAEFSKASECLKTGNRKAFAGELEKKLKDLDYTRTVLHTETEIQKKANDKGFYSSQAIEKANELASVEKSIIEHQDLLKQIRSYPHRKLKGSDLCSGEVVHTQDQADQASTTSNHDESANTDLYACRPAYTPKLIKAKSTKCFDKKLKTLEELCDTEYFTQTLAQLSHIEHMFRGDLCYLLTSQIDRALLKQQHITNFLFEDFVEVDDRMVEKQESIPSKSSQDRPRSMSPEECPIPKVLISVGSYKSSVESVLIKMEQELGDEEYKEVEVTELSSFDPQGNLDYLDMDMKGSISSGESIEVLGTEKSTSVLSKSDSQASLTVPLSPQVVRSKAVSHRTISEDSIEVLSTCPSEALIPDDFKASYPSAINEESYADDNEGAIHFQANVSPPELGEAEEGSLENTPSQIDSSCCIGKESDGQLVPLSAPVHTHSGEHGVVSIPPQRHRQKDQGFHMDFSVENTNPSSQDNSCEGFPACELDPSHLLASRDVSKTSLDYYSDTTSHMSSVASTSSDRIPSSAHPAGLSSERHKKRAGQNALRFIRQYPFAHPAIYSLLSGRTLVILGEDESIVRKLVTALSIFVPNYGCYAKPVKHWASPPLHIMDFQKWKLIGLQRVASPAGAGTLHALSRYSRYTSILDLDNKTLRCPLYRGTLVPRLADHRTQIKRGSTYYLHVQSMFTQLCSKAFLYTFCHHLHLPTHDKETEQLLASRQASFLKLNLGLVNEDVRVVQYLAELLKLRYMQESPGTSHPMLRCDYVPSFLYKI, encoded by the exons ATGATCAGCGCCCCTGACGTAGTGGCCTTCACTAAAGAAGACGAGTACGAGGAAGAGCCTTACAATGAGCCGGCCCTGCCCGAGGAGTACTCTGTGCCGCTGTTTCCCTTTGCCAGCCAGGGTGCCAACCCATGGTCCAAACTGTCTGGGGCCAAGTTCTCCAGGGACTTCATTCTTATTTCCGAATTCTCTGAGCAGGTGGGACCCCAACCCTTACTGACCATTCCCAATGACACCAAAGTTTTTGGCACTTTTGATCTCAATTACTTCTCTCTGCGTATTATGTCTGTGGATTACCAGGCTTCCTTCGTGGGCCATCCTCCTGGTTCTGCATACCCCAAGCTGAACTTTGTGGAGGATTCCAAGGTGGTGCTGGGAGACTCCAAGGAGGGAGCCTTTGCATACGTGCACCACCTTACTCTGTATGACCTGGAGGCCCGTGGCTTCGTGAGGCCCTTTTGCATGGCTTATATATCCTCGGACCAGCATAAAATCATGCAGCAGTTCCAGGAGCTTTCGGCTGAATTTTCCAAAGCTTCTGAGTGCTTGAAGACTGGCAACAGGAAGGCATTTGCTGGGGAACTTGAGAAAAAGCTGAAAGACCTGGATTACACCAGGACAGTGCTGCACACAGAAACAGAGATCCAGAAGAAAGCCAATGACAAAGGCTTTTACTCATCTCAGGCAATTGAGAAAGCCAATGAACTGGCCAGTGTGGAGAAGTCCATTATTGAACATCAAGACCTGCTGAAGCAGATCCGCTCATACCCTCATCGGAAGTTGAAGGGGTCTGATTTGTGTTCTGGTGAGGTGGTGCATACCCAGGATCAGGCTGACCAGGCATCCACTACCTCTAACCATGATGAGTCTGCTAACACAGACCTTTACGCCTGCAGACCAGCTTACACCCCAAAACTCATCAAAGCAAAGTCCACCAAGTGTTTTGACAAGAAGTTGAAGACCTTGGAGGAGCTCTGTGACACTGAGTATTTCACCCAGACCCTGGCTCAGCTCAGCCACATTGAGCACATGTTCAGAGGAGACCTGTGCTACCTCCTGACCAGTCAAATTGACAGAGCACTTCTAAAACAACAGCACATTACAAACTTCCTCTTTGAAGACTTTGTGGAGGTTGATGACAGGATGGTGGAGAAACAAGAGAGCATACCCTCTAAGTCCAGCCAAGACAGGCCACGTTCCATGTCTCCAGAAGAATGCCCAATTCCTAAAGTGTTAATTAGTGTTGGTTCTTACAAGTCCAGTGTGGAGTCTGTGCTGATTAAAATGGAACAGGAACTTGGGGATGAGGAGTACAAGGAAGTGGAAGTGACAGAATTGAGCAGTTTTGACCCCCAGGGAAACTTGGACTACCTGGATATGGATATGAAAGGGAGTATCAGCAGTGGTGAAAGCATCGAGGTTCTGGGCACGGAGAAATCCACCTCTGTGCTGTCTAAGTCCGATAGCCAGGCCAGCCTCACAGTACCCTTGAGTCCCCAGGTAGTCCGGAGCAAAGCAGTCAGCCACAGGACCATCAGCGAGGACAGTATTGAAGTCCTCAGCACCTGCCCCTCGGAGGCCCTCATCCCTGATGACTTTAAGGCCAGCTACCCAAGTGCCATTAATGAAGAATCATATGCAGATGATAATGAGGGGGCTATTCACTTCCAGGCAAACGTGAGTCCTCCAGAGCTGGGTGAGGCAGAGGAAGGCAGCTTAGAAAACACCCCATCACAAATAGACTCCTCCTGCTGTATTGGGAAGGAGAGTGATGGTCAGCTGGTGCCCCTCTCTGCTCCAGTCCACACACACTCTGGTGAGCATGGAGTGGTGAGCATCCCCCCACAGCGCCACAGGCAGAAGGACCAGGGGTTCCACATGGACTTTTCAGTGGAAAACACCAACCCTTCTTCCCAAGACAATAGTTGTGAAGGGTTCCCTGCTTGTGAACTGGACCCAAGCCATCTGCTGGCTAGCCGGGATGTCAGCAAGACTAGCCTGGACTACTACTCAGACACCACCAGCCACATGAGCAGTGTAGCCTCCACCAGCTCAGACAGGATCCCCTCCTCTGCCCATCCTGCAGGCCTGTCTTCCGAAAGGCATAAAAAGAGGGCTGGCCAGAACGCCTTAAGATTCATCCGCCAGTACCCTTTTGCCCACCCAGCCATCTATTCCCTGCTCAGCGGGAGGACACTTGTCATCCTGGGGGAAGACGAGAGCATAGTCAGGAAGCTCGTGACAGCACTGTCCATCTTTGTCCCCAACTACGGCTGCTACGCCAAGCCTGTGAAGCACTGGGCCTCCCCCCCTTTGCACATTATGGATTTTCAGAAGTGGAAGCTTATTGGCCTACAGAG AGTGGCCTCCCCTGCTGGTGCTGGCACCCTCCACGCCTTGAGCCGCTACAGCCGCTACACTAGCATCCTGGACCTGGACAACAAGACCCTGCGCTGCCCGCTCTACAGAGGCACCCTGGTGCCCCGCCTGGCCGACCACCGCACTCAGATCAAGCGGGGCAGCACCTACTACCTGCATGTCCAGAGCATGTTCACCCAGCTCTGCTCCAAGGCCTTCCTCTATACCTTCTGCCACCACCTGCACCTGCCCACCCATGACAAGGAGACTGAGCAGTTGCTGGCCAGCCGCCAGGCAAGCTTCCTGAAGCTGAACCTGGGTCTGGTGAACGAGGACGTCAGGGTGGTCCAGTACCTGGCCGAGCTGCTGAAGCTGCGCTACATGCAGGAGTCTCCCGGGACCAGCCACCCCATGCTCAGGTGTGACTACGTCCCCAGCTTTTTGTACAAAATCTGA